The Oleispira antarctica RB-8 genome contains the following window.
TCAATATATACTTCCCACCCGTAGTCTTAGCATTATATTTCTAATAACCTCAGGCGTCACCGCCTCCTCAAAAGACAGCTCCACCGTTGATTCAATCGCAAACGTCGTATTAATCTCATCGGCCACACGCTTATACAACTCACCCACTCTTGCAGGCTTTAACTTACCCAGAAAACGCATCAACAACCAACCACCCACACTCCACGTTATACCAAATGCACGGTTAAGCAGCGTCGGTGAAACATCGAGCCCGCCATAACCCTTCCCCTAATAAAGATTATTGATTTTTTTTAACATTCTCTTAATTCTTACAGCATGCTGCGACAAGTTCGCAATTGCACAAGCCCTTAGCTTTACACTCTTTCTATATGAATAACGGTGCTATCGTCTTTCTCTAAGCTTGATTCTGAATCACTATTATCCCACCAACCATCTGTAGCCATCACAAATTTATTCAAAGTATTAAACGGTGAAACTATAATTTCAGTTAGCTCGACTGGGCGATTATTCTTTATTAATTTACGAACAGCGTTCCTACCTGAATAACCTATACATTCATCAATATTAGGTTTTCCTGCTATGTCAGGTCGAGTAATCCATCGTATTGCCCCATCCCTTCGAACCCTGCCAATTGCGGCATCTCCTCGATACATAATGACGGAGATGCGGCAAGCAATAACGGCCATTATTGCAATGCTCATTGCTGAGGGTATGCATTCCATTTTGACATTTAATCTGGACGCTTCGATTATTTCTAGTATTGAAGACTTTAAGTTTGATGGTGAAACTTGCTCAGGAGTTAGTTGTAAAAATTTGGTTTTCATATTCTTTTGCATAAGATCAACAAAAATGCCGCTCATGCTTTTATTACTACAACCATCCATGACTATGAATAATTCGACATCGCCATTTTTTACAACCAAAGCACCATCTCGTAGATCAGAAGTTCGATTACCATTTATGATTTCGGTTTCAGAACGAATCATGAACCTGCCTCAATGATCATTCTAACCCTGTCGAATATCAGGTCTTCTCTGCCCTTATCATTATTTGACGTACTCTGGATCGCATTCTCAAAGTAATATTCTTCTTTTAACTCGATGAACGATTCTGCAATAAACGACCTCACATCATCTGGCGAGTTTTTAATTTCTTCAATGAGTTCTTCTCGTCCATCAATCACGTTAAGGATATCTTCCATGTCTTTGCTTTCGAGCATATCGCCATTCCCTCGATTTTTATAAGCGACTATTTTAGAAGCAATAAAATACGGTGGACTTAAAATCTGGATAATTATCCCCTCTCCAAGATCGTAATCAATTGAGTTAATAAGTCCTTCTTTATACCATTGGCAGGTATGGCCAAGAGCATCTTCATCATCTGGTATGAAGTCAACTTGCTGGCTACCGAGCACCATTGAACAAGTGTGTGCAAGAGGACTGGTATCAGTTTTGAATCCTTTTTCTAAAAGCCTCACCCTTAGATTATTCCATCCGACATAACCAACAACATTTATGACTAAGTCTACATCTTCAGTAAATCTCACTGCTTCTTTTGTCATTGGGTCAGTGATATGGAGAGCAGTAGCGCAGCCGCCTAG
Protein-coding sequences here:
- a CDS encoding Alcohol dehydrogenase GroES-like, fragment; the protein is MGGWLLMRFLGKLKPARVGELYKRVADEINTTFAIESTVELSFEEAVTPEVIRNIMLRLRVGSIY